Part of the Actinomyces howellii genome, GGCGCGGACAGCGCCAACAAGACGAAGGTCAGGATCGGCGCGTCCTCGGATGGCACGGCACCCCTGCCGGCGACCCTGGCGCCCGAGGAGCGCGCCGCCATCGCGGCCGGAATCACTGCTGAGAAGGAGGGAGCCCGATGAGCGCGACCTACACGAGGACCTGGGCGCTCGGTGCTGCTGAGCGAGCGCTGAAGACAGCAGCGCAGACTCTCGCTGCGATCGTGGTCCCTGGGGCCGTGATCTGGGGCCTGGACTGGCCCCAGGCGCTCGGTGTCACCGCGACGGCGACCCTGCTGTCGGTGCTGACGTCGATCGCGGACCCGCGTCACGCGGACGTGGCCGTCGCGACGGCACCGGCGGCTGGCGAGGGCTGACCTGTGGGCGCCGTCGTGGGGCTGCCGGCCCGCGTGTGGGCCACGATCCGTGAGCCACGGACCATCAGCCTGCTGATGGTCGGGGTGTACCTGACCCTGCTGGGGATGGTGTGGCGGGTCGCGACGGCGCCCGTCCCGATGCCGCCCGACGTCGCTGCCGGCCTGGTCGCCCTGACCCTGGGGTGCTTGGCCGGCGCGCCGTCGGCGTGGCGCGGCTGGTGGGGTGTGGAGGCCCCCGCCGCGGGCATGGTCATGCTCGGCCTGCTGGTCCTGGCGGTCGAGGACATCGGCCGCGGGGTCACGGCAGGTCACTGGCCGTACTACCCCGTGCTGCTGACGATCTCCCTGGTGCTGATGACCGCGCAGCGTGTGCTGCGGATCGTCGGCACGGACTGGGAGCCCGGCCGTGAGCCGGACACGCGGGCGCGCCGTGCCCGCACCGCCCTGAGTGTCGAGCGCGTGATCGAGGCGGACGCCCTGGCCGCCGCTGCCTCCAGAGAGGAGGAGCCAGGGTGCGACCAGACCTGATGACCGCCCTCATGGCCGTCCTCACCGGGGCGGTGGGGGTGAAGCTCCTCGACCTCGCGGCGTCGGCGTGGAGGCGCATGCGCGCTGAGGCGCACGACCGGGAGACGGCCGTGCAGCGGGCAGAGCGCGAGCGTGACCGGTGGGAGCTGGTCGCGCGGGCGACGCGGCGCATCGCTGTCGAGCGGGGGGCGCGCCTGGCGGACCTCCCCCTCGGGCCGGGCGAGGAGCCCATGGACACGGGGGACGACTGATGAGACGAGAGGAGGCGCGCTGATGGCGCGCATCGTGGGGAGCGTGGTCTCCCCTGCTGGGGCGCCGCTACCGGGGTGGGTGCGGCTGGAGCCGTCGCCGCCGGTGGCGGTGTCGGCCGGCGACCTGGTGGTGGCGTCGTCGGTGACCGGGGCGCTGGACGCCGCCGGGCGCCTGGACCTCGAGGTGCTGGAGCCCGCTGGCGTGGCCTGGGACGTGACCGCGTGCCTGGGCACGGTGGTGGCCCGCCGGCGGGGGGTGGTCCTGCCCGTCGAGGGGACGGTGTCACTCGCGTGGCTGCTCGGACTGGCCGACCAGCCGGTCGAGCCGGTCGAGCCTGTCCCGCCTGTCGTCGAGGGAGTCGTGGTCGTCTCGGATGACGGCCTGACCTACGTACAGCCCGCCGTCGTCGACGGCGAGCTCTTCACGACTGACCTGGCCGTCGCGTCAGCGGACGGCCTGACCTACACCATCGAGACGACAGGAGGAGGCACGCCATGACCGAGACCGTGACCGCCTACACTCGCGCGGGTGCGGACGCTGCGATCGCCCGGGCGGTGGAAGCCATCCCAGCCGGCCCGCCCGGTGAGCCTGGGCCGCAGGGCCCGCCCGGCCCTGCGGGTGACACCGGCCCGGCTGGTGAGCGTGGAGAGCGCGGCCTGCAGGGAGAGACGGGCCCGGCAGGCCCGGCCGGTGAGCGTGGCGAGCAGGGGCCGGCCGGTGAGCGTGGCCCGCAGGGGCCGCCTGGCGCGCCTGGCACGAGGGTGGTCGTGGTCGCCGAGGGCGCGGACCTCCCGGAGGGCACTCAGCCGGGGGATGTCATCCTCCGCACGGGGGTGTGACCGGTGGCCGTGGTGGTACGGTCCCACGCTGTGGCGACCGCGCGAGCGTCCGAGGGCCAGTTCACGCCCCTGTCCGTGGACTCGCAGGCCGGTGACCTGGCCCTGCTCGTCATGGGCTCCCAGTTCGGGGACACCGCGGCCCGCCCTCCGGAGGGGTGGGAGACCGCCTACACGGCGTCGGCGGGTGGCCGCTCTGGCTACGTGGCCGCCCGACGGGTGACGGACCCGCAGGACACTCAGGGGGTGCAGTGGTGGTCGACGTCGGCTGATGACGCGGCGCGTCAGCGTGGCGCCCTGGTCGTCCTGTCCGGGGTCGCCCAGCACACGCTCACCGCGTGGTCCGGGACGCTCCCGGAGGTCGACGGGGTGACGCTGCTGGTGTCTCAGCAGCACGCCACCGCGGCCACTCCCCTGGCCGAGTGGCCGGCCGACGAGCTGGTCATCGCGGGTGAGGCGTCGTCGACGGCGTCGTGGTCGTCGCTGCGCGCCGGCATCGTGCAGGCCGCCCCCGTCGGGGCGGTGGGACCGCAGGCGTGGGCGGCGGTGAGGCTGGTCCCCGCCGCGGCGGTGCCGTGGGCGGAGGTCGACGGCCGCCGGGCGAGCGTCGCCGTGTGGGACGGCGCCCGGGAGGTGCCGGTCATCCGCGCTGGTGTCATGCCCGCCGGCGCGCCCTCGGTGGACGCGCTCCTCTCCACGCCGCGGTTCGTGGTCGCCCACCGTGGCGGCTCGCAGTCGTGGGTGGAGCACACCCCAGGCGCGTACACGAGGGCGGTGGCGCACGGGTGCACCGCCCTGGAGGTGTCGGTGGCCCGCACCCTCGACGGGGTGTGGATCGGCCACCATGACCGCACGCTGGCGCGCCTGGGTGGTGGGGACGTCGACCCGGCGACGCTGACGTGGGAGCAGGTGCAGGCCGCGCTCCCGGAGCGGTCCCGGCCGGTCACCCTCGACTGGCTCCTCCAGGCGTACGGGCAGTCGCACGTGCTGGTCTTCGACCCGAAGTACCGGGCGGGGGACCGGATCGATGAGTACCTCGAGCTGCTCGCCCCCTACCGGGAGCGGACACTCATGAAGTTCGCCGGCGACGCGGCATGGCTCTTCCGCCAGTGGCGGGCCGCCGGCTTCCGCACGTGGGCGTACGCCTACGCCGCCAGCGCTGGGGAGGCCTGGTACCAGGCGATGCTCACCAACCAGGACATCGACGTGCTGTCGATGGAGTGGGACGCGCCGGTCGAGGTGTGGCAGGCGCTGGTCGCGACCGGGAAGCCGGTCGTGGCGCACATCCCCTCCCAGGCGGCCCAGGTCGCCACTGCGTGGGAGCGTGGCGCGGCCGGGGTGATCTGCTCAGCCCCGGACACCGTCCTCCCCCTGAGGGTGTGACACCAAGAGTGAGGCCCCCGCACCATCCGTGGTGCGGGGGCCTCGTCGTCGTGTCTCAGGCCAGGTAGTCGAGGAAGGCCTCGACCGCTTGGGTGCGTGTCGCACCCCAGGCGACTGCGCGGCTGGCGCGGTCGTGCTGGTGGGCCATCATGTCCGCATCTGAGGGAGATTCATAGGCGAACCACTTCCCGTCCGCGGGGGTGGGGCCCCCCGCGCTGCGTTCCACGGTGCCGATCTCGCGCCCATCGCGCGAGATGATGGCGTGGCCGGCGTAGGTGGTGGTGACCTTGACGTTCTTCATGATGACTCCTGTGGTGGTGGGGGGGCTTGAGGGTGGTGCGGGGGCCGCCGATTCGATGTCTTGGCGGCCCCCGCATGTGGTTGGGGAGTCGTCGTCACCAGGGGGTGACGATCTCCTCGAGGCGGTCGCGCTCAAGGCGCAGGTTGCTGAGGAGCAGGCTCTCGGAGCTCGCGTAGGGCATCGGGTCGGTGGGGTCCTGGTGGGCTCCCGAGAAGCTGGCGGTGGTGACCTGCTCCCAGTAGCCGGGGGCGGTCCCGGCGGGGAGCGGGAGGATGGTGTCGAGCGGGACCCACGTGTCGGGGTCGTCGGGGTCGCGGACCTCGACGGTGACGGTCCACTGGTCGTCGGCGGTGCCGGGGGCCCCGGGGGTGTAGGCCTCTCCGACGGCAGGACCGTCCCAGGTGAGGCGGATCGGTCCATTGAGGGCCTGGGTGGCGGTGGGGTCGGACAGGATCGCGTCGGCCTTGGCGAGTCCCTCGGGTCCGAGGTTCAGGGCGCGCTGCTCGTCGTCGATGATGGCGTGGCGGATGACCGCGGCCCAGAACTCGTCCTCGTCGACGGAGACGACGTAGCGGTAGGTGGTGCCCTCGCCGATGGTGCCGAGGACATCGGCGGCGATCGCGTCGACGTCGTAGTCGGCGCTGGTGGTGTCTCCACCACCCGGGCCGTCGAGGACCTGGACGATCTCGTACTCGATGGCGTCGCGGCGGGTGATGTAGCTGCGGGTCTCCATTGGTGGCTCCTCTGTCTCTCTCATCGGGTCCGTCCCGATGCCTCAAGTATATGACGTCATATAGTGGGGGTCAAGGGGACTGCATCACAGGTCGGTCACGGACGGCTGCGCTTCCAGCCGAGCAGGCCGTACACGGTCTGCGGGGATACTCCCGCAGACCGGGCGATGCGCGCCTTCGGGGCGCCCACCTCGAGGGCGGCGAGCATGGCGGCGCGGTGCTCCTCGGTCGCCTGGTCGAGGGATGTACGGGCGGTCTCGCAGCGGCGCAGGGCTGCTGCGATGTCGTCCCTGGTGGTGGGCTCGGGTGTGGTCATGGTGTGTCTCCTGCCTGCCCCTGTGGGGCGTGGTGGTGGGAGGGGAGGGGCGGTCGCCCGCCCCTCCCCTGGTGGTCGTCAGACGAGCGGGCAGCCCATAGAGGCCCACGGCCCGTGCTCGCGGATGATGTCCGCGATCTCCGCCCGGCCGATGTCGCCGGCGAGCTCAGCCTCCTCCCGGAGGGCCGCGTAGCTGGGGCGGCCGGTCTGCGCGTAGCGGCGGCCGTAGAACCACGCCCGCAGGTCGTGGTAGCGCACGGCTTCGCGCAGGCGGAGGATGCGGACGGAGGGGTCCAGAGTGGGGTCGGTGACGGGCATGGTCTAGATGTCCTCTCGGTGGGGCGGATGCGGTCAGATCGACAGAAGGGGGGGAGCGCCGGGAGGGGATCGGCGGGTCGGTCACCACTCGTCGGTCTCGGTCTCGGTCTCGTAGATGCTGAGGTCCATGCCGACGATGGCGGCGGCCTGCTCGTCGTCCATGACGTCACCGCCCATGGCGGTAGCGAAGGCGTCACCGTCGGGGGTGCGCCCCCAGGCGGGGATGTGATAGAGGCCCTGCGCGCTGTCGGCGTGCTCGTAGAGCGCGCGGGCGATCCCCTCGCCCTGGCGGTCCTCGTCGACCTCGACGTTGAGGATGAGGCCCGTCTCGTGGGCCAGGAGGAAGCCGACCTCGACACCCTCGTCGAGGGCGGCGTAGCGGGTGCCAGTCAGTCCGTCCTCAGTGGTGGGGGTGGCGGTGATCTCCATGATCGGCTCCTCTCGGTGGGTATCGGGTCCGTCCCGATGACTCAAGTATATGACGTCATATAGTATGACGTCAAGGGGGAAGGTGCATCACAGGTAGATCACGGGCGAGTGCGCTTCCACCCCACTCCCAGGGTGCCCGGGTCGCCACTACGTCGGAGCGTGGAGCGGATGGGGCGATCTTCTCGGCCCCGGGCGCCACCCTCTCCCTGAGGGTGTGACGCCAATCGAGCGAGGCCCCCGCACCATCCGTGGTGCCGGAGCCTCACTCTTGGCGCTTCGGTGGCCCCGTACATGGCCTAGGCGTCGTCGCTCTTCGGGAGGGTGTGCCGCTTCACAGACGCCCAGAACTCGCCCTCACTGACGGCGATGACGTGGCGGTAGCTAAGTCCCTCGCCGATGGTGCCGAGAACTTCGTTGGCGATGGCGTCGACGTTGTAGCCCCCAGCACCGACCTCTTCGTCGGCAATGTCGAGAACTGTGATGATCCCACCATAGATGGCTTCGCTGCGGGTGTTGTAGGTGCCGGCCTTCATCGCGCTCCCTTTCCTCTCTCATCGGGTCCGTCCCGATACACCTAGTATATGACGTCATATAGTGGGGGTCAAGGGGGAAGTCGCATCACAGGTAGGTCACGGGCGCGGCGGGGGGGGGGCGATACGGGGCGCTCACGAGGAGCGGGGCTCACGAGCGCCTCGCTTTGGGGGAAACCGGGGCGCATCTGGGGTGCTCGCGAGGTGAGGCGCTCACGGGCGACCGGTTAGCGACTCTGGGGTGGGGTGCAGAGGTGGCCCGGGTGCGCCCACTCGGGCCGACCCGGGACAGAGTGGGCGAGATGGCTACCAGTGCGGCTACCGCGTCAGCCGGGGCGTCCCGGAGAGTGCGGACCTTTGCCCGCGGATACACCGATCCGAGACGGAGATGCTCGCCAGGTGCTGCGGACTTTTAATCCGAAGGTCGTGGGTTCGAGCCCCACGGGGGGCACCCGCAGCAAGCCCGGGATCCCACGATCAAGTCGGTCCCGTCCATCGGTGGCCCAGTAGGAGACGTCGACGCCCGCATCGTCGTCGAGCGCGTGCGGTTGGCCGACGATGTCCCGCTCGCACTCGAACGGGCCACGCCTCCCGGGGACTTCCCGTCCTGGAGGCGGACCTGGAGAACGGCCCCCTGCACGAGGCCATGTCGGACACAGGGGGCGACCTGGGCCGGGCGGCCGGTGCCGTCACCGGCCGGCGGGTCGAGAGCAAGCGGACGGCGTACCTCGCCTCCCGGTGGGAGGTCGACACCGTCTCCTTCGTCGCAGCGCCCACGCCCATGACGATCGGTGAGGCCTTCCTCCGCCTTATCGACGCAGGAATAGACCGGATGGGTATCGGCTGCCGCTCGACACCCGCCGTCCTCGGCCTCGCCGAGGACCCCGCGGAAGCCTCTGGCGGCCAGGGAAGCCGGAGCCGCCACGGCAAGCGGCTACTGATCCGTGGACGCACGCGGCACCCACGCAGGCTTCCGGTCAGGGCACCCGACCTTCCGGCAGCATCGTCGGGAGGGCGCGTCGCCGGGACGTCGTGCGCACGGCCGCACGGGTCGGGGGCAACCCGCCGCCCAGACCCGCATGACAACCTCTTCACTAGAGACAAGCTTGTCTGGTCGGATGCGTTCGCGCCCAGGTCCCTGTCCACAGCGCCAGAACGGGCACGATCACCTCGGACGCACGTCAGGACAGCTCCCCTGCTCCCGTTGAGCACCTCGTCCGCGTGGCTCCGCTGAAACCACCGCGGCGACACACGAGACCCTCGCCCGTGCACAGGCAAGTCGCAACGGGCGACCTGCCGACGGCGTGCCGAGGCCTGCTGACGGCCCGTCACCAGGCATCCCGGGGATCGCCCTGAGATCGTGCTGAGATCGCCCAGGAGCACCCCGGGCGGGCATTCCCCCTCCTGCTGTCCCGGACCTTCCCCGGCCATGACTGACGCCGAGGTCCTGTCCCTGGCCGTCACGGCGCCATCGCTGCGCCTCGACCTCCCCTCGACCGGTCATGTGACTCTCGACCGGGAGATCGCAGTCACATAGACGGTCGAGGATTACATGACCGGTCGAGGAACACATGACCGGTCGAGGCAGGGCGGTCCGGGCGGGCGGGCCGGAAGGTCGCGAGACTCCGAGGACGATCGGGACGGGGCCGAGCTCAGCAGCCCTGGACCGCCCCGCCTCAGCTTCCGCCGGCTGCGCCCGTCCCGGCCGATCCGGTCTCGTCAGCCGTGGACTTGTCGGCCGTGGGGACGCGCGAGCCGACGCCCTGGCCCGGAGCCGTGCGGTCCACCGAGAGGGCGAAGTCGTCCCCGTGGGCGCTCACGCCCTGGACGACGGCGTGGTCGATGGCCTCGGCCGCGTACTTGCCGCGCACGATCCGCGGGTCGGTCTGGAGGTCGCGCATGAGCGCGACGACCATGGCGATCATGACGACGAGGAAGGGCAGGCTCGCCACGATCGTGATCGACTGGAGGCCGGCGAGGGCGTTCTCGCCGCCGATGACGAGCATGATCGCGGCAACCGCCCCGGTCACGATTCCCCAGAAGACGACCGTCGAGCGCCTGGGCTCGATGGTCCCGTTCTCCGACAGGGTGCCCATGACGATCGAGGCGGCGTCGGCCCCCGAGACGAAGAAGATCGCGACGAGGACCATGACGAGCACCGAGGTGACCTGCTCCCAGTGCATCGTGCCCAGGAGGGCGAAGAGGGTCGCCTCGGCGTCGCCCGCCTCCGACAGCCGCTCACCGGCCTGCTCGGCGTGGATCGCGCCTCCGCCGAAGATGGCGAACCACACGAGCGAGACCATGGAGGGCAGGAGCAGCACACCCGAGACGAACTGGCGGATGGTGCGGCCCCGCGAGATCCGGGCGATGAACATCCCGACGAAGGGCGTCCACGACACCCACCACGCCCAGTAGAAGATCGTCCACCCCGAGAGCCAGTCGTTGGCGTCCGGCCCGGAGGCACCGGTCATCGAGGACATCTGCATGATGTTCTGCATGTAGGTGCCCAGCGTCGTCGGCAGGAGGTTGAGGATGAAGACGGTGGGGCCCAGCACGAAGACGAACAGCGCGAGCACGACCGCCAGCACCATGTTGATGTTCGACAGGTACTGGATCCCCTTGCTCACGCCCGACACCGCCGAGACGATGAAGCAGATGGTCAGGATGGTGATGAGCACGACGAGGAAGACGTTGCCGACCTCCCCCGCCCAGCCCACGATCTGGGCACCCTTGGCGATCTGCAGGACGCCCAGGCCCAGGGAGGTGGCCGAGCCGAACAGGGTGGCGAAGATCGCGAAGATGTCGATGATCTTGCCCGCGGGCCCGTAGCTCTGACGCTTGCCGATCAGGGGCTCGAAGACCGCCGAGATCGTCAGCGGCCGCCCCTTGCGGAAGACGCTGTAGGCGATGGCCACCCCGACGACGGCGTAGATGGCCCACGGGTGGAGGCCCCAGTGGAACAGGGTCGTCGCCATGGCGGTGCGCACGGCGTTGGCGTCACCGGGCTCGACGGTGCCCGGAGGCGGGGCGACGAAGTGGGACAGGGGCTCGGCGGCTCCGTAGAACATGAGGCCGATGCCCATGCCCGCGCTGAACATCATGGCCACCCACGACGTCGTGGAGAACTCGGGGTCCTCCCCGTCACGGCCCAGGGGGATGGCGCCGTAGCGGCTGGCTGCCAGCCACAGGATGAAGAAGACGAAGCCGGTCGCGGCCAGGGCGAAGAGCCATCCGGTGTTGTCGACGACCCAGGCGAGACCCGCCTGGGAGGCGCTGCCCAGCGACTGGGGCGAGCCCACGCCCCACAGGACGAATGACAGCGAGACGACCGCCGTGACGCCGAAGACGATGGTGTCGAGCTTGCCCGGCTGCTCGTCCCCCAGGTCCTCGGCCATGGGTTCGAGCGCGGGGTGGTTGGCGTCGAGGACCTTGCCCTGTCGGGTCATGCGGGCGATGCCCGCTGAGGACTGCTGGAGGAGGGTGCGTGTGCGCCGACGCCCTGCGGGGCGATCGGCGGGCCGGATGCGCCAGGAGGTGGGGCGACGGACGGAGGGACGGGGTGTGGGTTCCGTGTCAGGGGCCTGCACAGGCTGAACTTCCTCACATGCAATCGACGACGAGGACCCATTCAGCCTATAAGACGTCCTGTCGTGACCGCAGGCCAGGTCACGAGCCGGTCACGCCGCGGTCGGTCGCGCCGCCGCGTAGCGGCAACGATAACCAGGAATCCGCGCGATCTTGGACACATCCGCCCCTGACGCGGCCCAGACGCGGCCCAGACGCGACCCGGACACCGCCCCGACGCGCCCCGGGCGCAGCCCTTAGCGCTGTCGGCTCCCCGGTCCGGGGCCCCTCCCACGACCCTGCCCGCTGCGGGTGCGGCCCGCGCCGCCGCCGGCGCCTGCGCGCCCCGAGCCCCCGGCACCACGGGGCCGACCGGCGTTGGCGCCCTGCCCGCGCCCCTGCGCCTCGGCACCGCGTCGGCGCGCCGCGCCGGAGGACCGCGAGCGCCCCGCCCGCCCCTCCTTGGAGCGCCCGGCGGTCC contains:
- a CDS encoding holin, whose translation is MSATYTRTWALGAAERALKTAAQTLAAIVVPGAVIWGLDWPQALGVTATATLLSVLTSIADPRHADVAVATAPAAGEG
- a CDS encoding glycerophosphodiester phosphodiesterase, whose translation is MATARASEGQFTPLSVDSQAGDLALLVMGSQFGDTAARPPEGWETAYTASAGGRSGYVAARRVTDPQDTQGVQWWSTSADDAARQRGALVVLSGVAQHTLTAWSGTLPEVDGVTLLVSQQHATAATPLAEWPADELVIAGEASSTASWSSLRAGIVQAAPVGAVGPQAWAAVRLVPAAAVPWAEVDGRRASVAVWDGAREVPVIRAGVMPAGAPSVDALLSTPRFVVAHRGGSQSWVEHTPGAYTRAVAHGCTALEVSVARTLDGVWIGHHDRTLARLGGGDVDPATLTWEQVQAALPERSRPVTLDWLLQAYGQSHVLVFDPKYRAGDRIDEYLELLAPYRERTLMKFAGDAAWLFRQWRAAGFRTWAYAYAASAGEAWYQAMLTNQDIDVLSMEWDAPVEVWQALVATGKPVVAHIPSQAAQVATAWERGAAGVICSAPDTVLPLRV
- a CDS encoding helix-turn-helix domain-containing protein — its product is MTTPEPTTRDDIAAALRRCETARTSLDQATEEHRAAMLAALEVGAPKARIARSAGVSPQTVYGLLGWKRSRP
- a CDS encoding GNAT family N-acetyltransferase, translating into MEITATPTTEDGLTGTRYAALDEGVEVGFLLAHETGLILNVEVDEDRQGEGIARALYEHADSAQGLYHIPAWGRTPDGDAFATAMGGDVMDDEQAAAIVGMDLSIYETETETDEW
- a CDS encoding BCCT family transporter, whose protein sequence is MTRQGKVLDANHPALEPMAEDLGDEQPGKLDTIVFGVTAVVSLSFVLWGVGSPQSLGSASQAGLAWVVDNTGWLFALAATGFVFFILWLAASRYGAIPLGRDGEDPEFSTTSWVAMMFSAGMGIGLMFYGAAEPLSHFVAPPPGTVEPGDANAVRTAMATTLFHWGLHPWAIYAVVGVAIAYSVFRKGRPLTISAVFEPLIGKRQSYGPAGKIIDIFAIFATLFGSATSLGLGVLQIAKGAQIVGWAGEVGNVFLVVLITILTICFIVSAVSGVSKGIQYLSNINMVLAVVLALFVFVLGPTVFILNLLPTTLGTYMQNIMQMSSMTGASGPDANDWLSGWTIFYWAWWVSWTPFVGMFIARISRGRTIRQFVSGVLLLPSMVSLVWFAIFGGGAIHAEQAGERLSEAGDAEATLFALLGTMHWEQVTSVLVMVLVAIFFVSGADAASIVMGTLSENGTIEPRRSTVVFWGIVTGAVAAIMLVIGGENALAGLQSITIVASLPFLVVMIAMVVALMRDLQTDPRIVRGKYAAEAIDHAVVQGVSAHGDDFALSVDRTAPGQGVGSRVPTADKSTADETGSAGTGAAGGS